A region from the Rosa rugosa chromosome 6, drRosRugo1.1, whole genome shotgun sequence genome encodes:
- the LOC133714549 gene encoding protein SGT1 homolog B — MASDLEKQVKEAFMDDHFELAVDLYTQAIAVDPNNPELYSDRAQANIKAKNFTEAVADANKAIELDESLYKAYLRKGIACLELEEYQTAKAALELGASLAPEEPRFAKLIKECDELIAEENNELPKQPMETTTTESVTAAKDVEPVNLPSDQVTVAPVKPKYRHEFYQTPDEVVLTIFAKGIPAKDVAVEFGEQILSVSIDVPGEDTYHFQPRLFGKIIPEKCRFDVLSTKVEIRLAKAEAIQWTSLEFSKDNPFPLKVNASVIGAQRPSYPSSKPKRVDWDKLEADVKKEEKDEKLDGDAALNKFFQDIYKDADEDTRRAMRKSFVESNGTVLSTNWKEVGNKKVEGSAPDGMEMKKWEY, encoded by the exons ATGGCTTCCGATCTCGAAAAGCAGGTCAAGGAGGCCTTCATGGACGACCACTTCGAGCTCGCCGTTGACCTCTACACCCAGGCCATCGCCGTCGATCCCAACAACCCCGAGCTCTACTCCGACCGCGCTCAGGCCAACATCAAGGCCAAAAATTTCACAG AGGCAGTTGCGGATGCGAACAAGGCGATTGAATTGGACGAGTCTTTGTACAAGGCCTACTTGCGCAAGGG AATTGCCTGCCTGGAGCTCGAGGAATATCAGACTGCAAAGGCAGCATTGGAACTTGGTGCTTCTCTGGCTCCAGAGGAACCTAGATTCGCTAAACTGATAAAAGAGTGTGATGAGCTCATAGCAG AGGAAAATAACGAGCTACCAAAGCAACCAATGGAAACAACCACTACAGAGAGTGTTACAGCCGCAAAAGATGTTGAGCCTGTGAACCTGCCTTCCGATCAGGTGACAGTAGCACCTGTCAAACCAAAATACAG GCATGAATTCTACCAGACGCCTGATGAAGTGGTTTTGACTATATTTGCAAAGGGCATACCAGCCAAAGATGTTGCTGTTGAATTTGGTGAACAAATA TTAAGTGTCAGCATTGATGTTCCTGGTGAAGATACATATCATTTTCAGCCTCGCCTGTTTGGGAAG ATCATTCCTGAAAAGTGCAGATTTGATGTTTTGTCTACCAAGGTTGAAATTCGCCTGGCCAAAGCTGAAGCCATACAGTGGACATCTCTTGAGTTCAGCAAGGATAACCCTTTTCCTCTAAAGGTCAATGCCTCAG TTATTGGAGCCCAAAGGCCATCTTACCCATCCTCCAAACCAAAGCGGGTAGATTGGGACAAGCTTGAAGCCGACGTGAAGAAGGAG GAGAAAGATGAGAAGCTTGATGGCGATGCAGCTTTGAACAAATTTTTCCAAGACATATACAAGGATGCTGATGAGGACACAAGAAGGGCCATGAGAAAATCTTTT GTGGAGTCAAATGGGACGGTGCTTTCTACAAATTGGAAAGAAGTGGGCAACAAGAAGGTCGAGGGAAGTGCCCCTGATGGTATGGAGATGAAGAAATGGGAGTACTAA